The Coffea arabica cultivar ET-39 chromosome 9c, Coffea Arabica ET-39 HiFi, whole genome shotgun sequence nucleotide sequence GGAAATTCACCAACcttactaaaagtaaaaaagtaaataacaatATTTTACTCTTCAACTCAGTAATCCTAAgtaaaagggcaaattatatggaaaaaaaataatattcattGGTCATGGATTTAAAATATCAATAATAGTACCATTTGTGAATCCTAAATTATGAAATTactaaatagaaaacaaagtaCTACTAGCCTAAAAAACAAATTATGAATTTATAGGGTTTGAGAGAATGGTGAAGGGAAACGAATAGAAAATTGGGTGGCAAAAATAGAAAGTTAGAGGTTAGCTATAAACGAGAGAAAGAGAATATCAAGAAGTTAAAGAGTGGTgggaaaagtcaaaaaataaagataaattaTTACAAGATCGGACGAAGAGAGAGGAGAAGAAAGCATGAGATTGTAAGGATATGACAGGAAAGATGACACCGTGGTAAGAGGTTTGAAAATCATAGAAGGCAGCGGATAGTTAATTAGCAGGTAAGAGAGGATAGAAAGAGTgatagtttttaaaaattttgaaaattttgaaacacaTCTTACAaagattattttaaatatatattaaaatttatGAAGAGCATTATTCTATAAGTACTCAACAATTTAGGATTACAAAAtgagagaaattttttttaaaattgaggaaaatgaattagttatactttatatttttaatgttaaaaattttgatatatgggtataaaATGATATATTGATAAATAAGTTTACAATTGCTTTATCATATAAATcgttataaattaaattattttactaAAATTGTTACCATATATTGACAAATAATAGGTTAACAAATTTTGATTTCAACTTATTTAAGATATTAAAATTAAGAAAGTCCATTTTGTACttatgaaataatttttttttaacatgttAAGCATGCacttctttaaattttttttgtttatatacTTTATTTTATACTATAATATATAAGTATTGTTTTGAATTGAAATATAAATTCGTGCATAGCATGGGTCAGAATGCTAGTcttaaaaaatttctcaaaatgttTAAAATATACAATTCAAAATACCTaaaaacacacacaaaaaattaccttcttcctttcttcttctgaggggagagggagagagaggaatatgaggaaaagagaaagagaggagagcaaggaaggagagagagaaaaaaaaaagatgttgtTGCAACGGCGGCCGTTTAGGAGGAAGGGAGCGAGAAGAAGATTGTAGTGGGATGGGGGAgaataaaaggaaagaaaagaaagggggaaaaaaagaaaggaaaaaaagggagaaaaatgaagttttttttgttaaagaaaaatttttacataCCTCAAAAtgtttttttgacaaattttataataaattacaataaaattttagataaacaaaaaaaaaattggtgaaGGAGttttagaaactaaaaacaCCATTTGTCATGCCGGGCCATAGTTAACACTGAAAAAGAATTGCACAAACCGCATCAAATCTTCAGTCCTCTTTGTCCCCTATACGAAAAAGCTGCCACTTGCCCATAATTAATACACTTCTCTACAAAGCCAGTTAACATATTtagtgttattatcgctttacTCTCTTAAACTATATTACTATgtaaggcccgaaaacaacccttttctaggcgaccacacaatggagcagttgataagaaagcacaagtgcttgtgagtagaagagataaacaatttaaagatcataaacgtaagaataagtaaataaaaaggaaagaattgcaaaccaattaactacccaactcctcttgagcttgtagattgattcaaacaagttacttcaagttgatgaattacaatcactcttgtgtacaaaggaaggatcacttcctcctcgccccaagccgcacttggtcaagcaagaaagttttactatcactcggataaccctcacagagctacactcatgaagtattcactcacaaatgaaaagcttacaatgaacctcacaccactaagactacaaatcttctttgaagagtattttctcactaaaatctctctagatcttttgtatcttcagtgtgccaaaattgtttgaaatatctgaccaaccactatttatatagagccaagaaagtgcctcataaatgcttccaacggatagaaagtagctgaacagtcaactatccgttggcagtgtcgaacgtccgatagccctgttttatgcgtccgacagcaggcagagagtttaagagattttcttcaattctttcggacgtccggtaggctggttttctgtgtccgaaggtatgatgtaaaactgggaatttttcttcaattccttaggacgtccggtaggctggttttctgcgtccgaagatactcaatggttgtcggacgtccgatgcagtctttttgagcgtccgacagctttcagcaacctttgtcttctttcaatagcACTTGTTCATGAAATCacataacttcataactgaaaatatttcttggagagatattagtatcatccatttgttttgtaaacatcaaaagatagggatcaagatcaacacactattatcaatttacccctcaacgttatcttttagtcactttaccgcCAGAAGTAATTCAATTCaatatgttaagaaattttggacaaaaatactcttttattttatagcattactacattgttattatcactttattcgtttAGATTATAGTGACACAATCACTTTAGtttctaacattattttctaggcattttacctcatcgttaatctaactagtatggtcaaaaaattttaaatatatttatcctttttatatataattaaaaataaaaatttggaatggttattcttcctttttttttactttaagagatcaaaaaacataaaaataaaagagttttgtcaaatttctttttttcacttttattaatactaggaaaaggaaaagagataggaaagaaggagacaaaaaattagattttgtaaaaaaagaaaaaaaaagaaaagtctaacattatcgtattactTAAAGGTTGTCGAGATTAGGATTGGAATTTGGTGgtaaacaaaaaagtgaaataattttaaaataataaaagtatgtaattcttttttatttgtaatttttaaaaaaagaattgagctctccccctccctctctccatctttctattttttttcaatattaataagattgtcaagaagaaagaaattaatactttgacttttttttttaatactaaaaaggagaagagtcactttaaattttttattatttttattatgcaaagaggagggtgttttcttctaaagttttttaatttactaagttggtttaatggtagaataaattatctaaaaaaataactctagggggtaaattgataatgagactatattttatgggggtaaagtgataataattttaagggttaaacatgtctttttactttaattaacaaactccgttaagtttgaccgttagtcttggaggtaaagtgactaaaaaataGCGTTAAGGGGAAAATTAATAGGAGCACCAAAtgttaagggggtaaagtgataataatccaCACATTTAATACTTAGGTTTCTTCATAGTATTACACTAGAGGAACCAAGCTGTGCAAGGCACAGCCTTGGCCCTCCTAAAAATACTGATCATTGGAAAAGCATATATAACAATTCTAGTTGCAAAATAGGTACATAATATCATAATTACCATTCATAGATTGCTGTCAATAATTTCAGTAGCAGTTACACACCTTTCAATACAATTAAGTCTCAAGTAGAGATACATAATGCATGCTAATAGTTACATAATATCATATATTAGAATTCATTAACTTCTAGTCATAGCGAGAATGTTAATGGATTCTAATATGATGGCAAATGATAGCATGCTAAAAGTTCAGTAGCATCCATGATGAACAAAAGAATGAACAAAAGAGGACATGAGGCTGTGTGACTGCTTCATTTTGCAGATTCACGTGGTTTCTTGAGAGGGCTCATATGAGCAGATTTTGAAGATGCAAGCTTGTTGTCTTCAGGACCATTTTTTCCAGCAATTGAGGGAACAGCTTCAATGGTTGTCTTCTCAGCAGAACGTACATTAGTTCTGGGAATTGGAGTTTTAAAAGTTAAGCTTCTTTTTACAGTAATGTTTGAAGAGGCTAGCTTATCTGCATTATCAGACTTGCGCCCAATTGAATCTAGGATCATTTTTATTGTTGGGCTGAAGATTTGCCTTCAGTGGCAAGTTGGTCAGTGACAGTGGAGCGAGCAGTTAAATCAACCTGTTCAATGGTGCTGGTCGGCTTCTCAGTTATGGTTGGAGCAGTTGGAACAGGCTCTTCCACAGGATTAGAGACAACTGTGCGCATGATTGCCGGGTTGATTTCAGCCAATTCTTTAGCAGTGTATATTTTGACGATGCTATACTTATCATCTTTCTGCCTTTGATAATTCGAGTCAAAATGGTGGACAAAGCATAGGACTTCACGGTTATCAATTGCAGATGCAATTTCAGAAAATACCTCAACACCCTATATTttgcaaataaacaaaaaaacaagCTCAATACCCTGTATTTTCAGAAATTTTATAGACTACCAGAAAATGTAAACATGATGCAATTTCAGAAGAAAGCTTAATAGTAACATAGATTGAAGGCGACGTGAGCTGGGAAGTTCCGACGACATGAGCTGGGAACTTTCCTTTAACATTCCAGCCCAAATTTCTAACTTTTTACAAGTTTTCAGCCAAACATCTTATAACACTTGAGATAAACATATTGCATGCATTTGCTAACATTATTTTCCAAAGAAACATTGATAACAAGCTGCAACTTCAGCTTTCTCTGTCGGTTcctgctatttttttttctttccaatagCTAATCAGTTattaaacagaattttcctcaactaaaactcatttttcctaGCTAAAATTCAACATGCAACTTAAGAATTCAGTTATACCAGATAATTAAAAGATTGTTGCAATCTTAATGCTggctaaaagaaacttttagcTAGTTCCAGTTAGgaattttgtttcttgactacgATTGAGTCTTGTCCTTGGAAAGAATAGCAAAATAACTAGAGGGACATTACCAGATTTGCAGGCCAATCAATGCAACCATAGACAAAAGAAAATAGAGATATTGCATGTTAATAGTATGAGTTTTTCAGCATCTTACGTGTTCATCAGCTTCACTTAGTTGTACTGCTGTGAATGGAATGAGTTTTTCAGCATCTAGACCAAATAATACTACATACATTGAACTTGTTCCGTCATCAATGATAATTCCAATACGGCATCTAGTATATGATAGCAGTGAATAATGGTTAATCAATGAAATAAAACAGAATTATTGTTAAGAGCACTGTTGTAAAATTGCATGCCTTGTTTACCTGGCTTCAACGGCACTTTCTTCTCTGCAAGATGGACATCTAATGATCCATTCCAAATTAGCATCTACAGCCTTTTGACAGTTACTACATGCAGCATACCAAAAAGATCGCTGCTCAGCTGCCAAAGAAGTATTTCCTTGTATCCAAGCAATCTTGACCTATAGTTTATATTGTATTAGATGCAAAGTTAAGTAATTCATTTTTCACTAATGTAAAAGGTAAGAAAATAGTATAAGTCAGTTTGGACGGAGGCAGCAATTTGGTTGAGTCTTTGTAACTGGCCTCCTCAATTAGTTGTGCAATTTCTTGCTGATTCTGATCATACCTGTGAACATAAATATGATATGTTATATTTTTCAGTCtttatgtataattataaagCATGATATGCTTACCATTGCCTTAATACAGTGGCTTGAGGAGTTGGTGGATTCACCAGTAGACAACTTGCAAGCCTTGTTGTTAGACATAGATCTATGAAAATAGTATATAATTAGCTCATTAAAGTTGAAGTATGGTAGGCAAAGCAATAATAATTTCTTGAGCAATGGGAGCTGTAACTTACAGTTAAAAGTAGTTACTTTGACTCTCATAACTATGATGATGTTGTTGTTTGCGATAGTGTTTGCCAGCTGTGCTCCTTCATTTGCTTCAAATTCGTTTCACAGAGTAAGGAGCATTGGCCTTTTCTAAAAAAAGCAATAAATATGATAAAAATTAAAGAATGTAATAAGTTTATTTAGTAAATTGAAAGTCTATTCTTTTGTTCCAATTGGCTTACACTTGATTAATAACAACCAAGTCTCTAGTCGTTGAATCAAGACTTTGTTCCCTTGAAGGAAAAGCATGCACGACAATATCCTGGATATCTATTATTCAAAGGAATATTTCAATCTAAGGATAAGCTGAAGATAACATAAGGAATACATTGGGATTATCTAAGATAAAACATGAACTTACTTTGCAAATTTTCTGTGTCAGCAAATCTGAATAAGTTTTCAAACGCTGTGAGCTCAAAGTGACACGGAATAACCGGTGGAACTTGCTCAACATACTCCTCAACCAACATTCTGTTATGGATTACCCAAGAATATGGGTAGTCACTGACCTTATACCTTGGTTCTGCTTTGCGAAGAGCTGCACTGGAGATATAGTATCTCCTGAATGGCATCAACATGCCAGCAAAAAAACGGATATCATTGCCATAGATGACTGCTGAAACCTTTGTTTCCTGTTGCAtcataaagaagaaaagttgtaaaTTTGTAAAATAGTCAAAGATATatgcaaaaattgaagaaatatctttatttttttgttacCTCAGAATCTGTAAGAAGGAAGCGGCAGTAGTTCACAGGCCTTGCTCCTCGACTCAACTGAACATGTCCTCTCGCAACAACCTGAGCCAGTACTGTCCATCCTTTTACTCCCTCAACGACCTCATTCACTGGAAGGTAACGTCTTGCCATGCTTATTTATAAATGGTACAAACAGATGAATTTAATTCTAAATGTAGACTACAATTATGATAGGAttaattaaaaattgaagaaacagcAGAAGAATGTTCATTTACTTGACAGCTAATTGAGAAGCTTCAAGAACTTCTCTATATACAATATTTCTTGTCTGATTTATTCtagatttatcaaaaaatggaagCTTAATGAGTAACTTGACTTGTGAAACTGTTCTTGAACGTGATAACCCCACATAAAGCTGGCCATGAGAAAACACATGTTCTCTTAAATAAATACCTACAAAATCTAATGTTTGTCCTTGAGCTTTGTTAATTGTCATTGCAAAGCAAAAACGGATTGAAAACTGAGTTCTCTTATATGGGACAGGGTATTGCTCATCAGTGGGAGGTTCTAACGGAATTCTATGGATGAAAACATCTTTTCCAGCAAAATCACCTATAACTATTTGAGCATGAATAACATTTCGGCTCAAATTCCTGCATATTAATCTTGTCCCATTACAAAGGCCTTCAGTAGGATCTAAATTTCTAAGCAAGATTATTGGTGCATTAACCTTCAAGATTAGCCTATGTGGTGGAAGTCCACTTTGGGAAAGAGAATTCAAAAAGTCCTCATACTGTCCCTGATAATTTGGATTTAAGGTTTTATCAAAACTAAGATATTCTACTGCTTCACCTGGAAATTTGCTAATGAGAATGTCGTTCACCTCatcaacaaaattattttttgtggACAGAATTGCTTGGTTGACTGGAATGTTAGCATCTGATGATCCAGGTATGGTATTGGGGTACATTAAATTTATCAAATTATCTAGTGCAAAATCAGCCTCActattttcaagcaaaattgAAGAGGGAATCTTTATGTAGCTATCATCTTGGATTTTTTCAGTTCCATTGCCAACTCTCAATAAATATCAGTAAATGAGGGTTCTAATCGAGCCCTCATATTCTCTGTTAACTGCAATTTTTCAAGAGAAGGCTATAGAGGAGAATTTATTATGCAAGCATTAATAGTCTCAGATTGATTTCCTTTACGAACAACTGGCAATGTTTGTCTAAAGTCGCCACCAAAGACAACAACTTTTCCACCAAATATTTCTGATGAGTTCATAAGATCTTGCAATAGATCATTTAATGCTTCAATTGCAGATCTTTATGACATAGGAGCCTCATCCCAGATAGTCAATTTGGATTCTCTAATCATTGCTGCCAGATTGCTTTGTTTGCTAACTCTACATGCTCTGCCTTCTAAAAGATCAATTGGGATTTTAAATCGTGAATAGGCAGTCCTACCTCCTGGTAGTATAGAAGTAGCAATTCCCAAAGTGGCTGTTGCTAGTGCTAAATACCCTTTAGACCTTACATCAGCTAGCAATGCTCTATAGAGAAATGATTTTTCAGTGCCTCCAGGGCCATCTACAAAAAAGGCCCCACTTTTGTTCTCATATATGCGGTGAGATATGATCTCAAATGCAtgcctttgtttttcattaagcAAAGAAATTGCATTCAGATCTTCTTCATGAACTGTTATGCTTCTTTCAGCTAACAATTCCCTTGTTTAATTCTCAACATCAAAGGATGATAGATCATTAGGAACCAATCCAAATGAAGCTATGCTTTTTCCCATTGATGCAAGAAAACCACTTATTTGTTGCAGTACCTTTTCCCTGACCTCTCTAGGAGTCAAATCTGAACACCTTAGAAAATCCTCTGACATTACAGCCTCAAATTTTAACCATAATTGTCTGGGATTGTTAGGACAGGAATATACCAAAAAGGTTGTAAAAAGTCTTCTCAATTCATAAGGCATATGAAAGAGAGAAGCCTCTTCAAGACAATGTTCTTAGCTGTTATCATCTTGAAGTAGCCCTCTTAAAAGTGCTACTTCATGAAAGGTTCTAACCTGTACACTATTATAAGTCTTCAAGTCTTCGAAGGATTTCGGAGCACGGACTTTTGTTAAAAGAAGCCTAAGGTAGTACCTCTCTTCTTCAGTCGGATGGACTGCATTTATTCTTCCTATAGAGTCCCCTTGATCTCTCATTTTCCAACGTTTCTCATCAGGAAGTCAAACAAAATGGTCTGAAAATTCAAAATATGTATAGTTCAGAGTTTGAGCTTCTGAATCTGTTCTATTCATGTAGAAGAATTCAGTGAGCATTgtctttttgtttcttggatTGCTCACAACACTGGTCAAATTCTGATGCTTTTTGAAACTTATAGGCTGATAGTTTTCTAGGTGAAGCTGCAAATGAATTACTACAGGTTTTATTTTGCCCATAGCAAAACAAAAAAGTCTCCATCTAGCCTCACGTGGTGAGACCCAGCGAGCTACCCGATATTGCTGGATTTCATCAATATGGCTGTTTGGATTATCGGAATTAAcatgaaaattgattttatcatgtcCTTTGCAAATGTATTTATAGATGTACTTAACAGCCTAAATTGTTGAACAAATTTCAACATTAATGTGACAATCAAATTTAGCTAGTAAATAGGCATTATAGGGAACAACCCATCTATTATCTAAGGAATGCTGTCTAACTTTGACTCTAACACCATTAGTACTTCGCCTATATATTGGATAAGAATTAATGGTCTGGGTTGTTTCCTCACAAAAATCCTTTGGATAGGAATGCCTACACTTGCCATTCTTTGTCATACACACACTTGATGGATTTAAAACACCGCATGGACCATGCATCATGTGTTTTTTTAACCATTCTATATAAGTGTGGGTATTTCACTTTGTCTGGAATATTGGCGCTGATAATCTTATCATACTCTTCAGGTCTGAACATTTTATGTTTACATTTCAAAATTAAGAGGAAGTGTGCATGTGGCAAGCCTCTTTTTTGAAACTCTATAATTTATGTATAGGCTGCTACTtcaccaaaaatatttttcttcaggattttattttttaattcttcAAGTTTAGCACGAAAGACTCTTACAATCAAATCAGGCCGATTCTgtgcttcttctttttcaattaGGTGTTCTTTTATTTCTGACCAATTAAGATTGCAAGTCATGGTCAAGAAAATATCCGGTTTGCCAAATTTTTGGACCAAGGTCATTGCATCTATGTATTTTCTTCTCATATTTCTTGGCTCTCTAATAAAACttgtcaataaaaaaaattctctgACAAATATTTGCTACCTGAGTTTCACCAGCAGCCACAGAGTCTTG carries:
- the LOC113708353 gene encoding uncharacterized protein, whose translation is MYPNTIPGSSDANIPVNQAILSTKNNFVDEVNDILISKFPGEAVEYLSFDKTLNPNYQGQYEDFLNSLSQSGLPPHRLILKVNAPIILLRNLDPTEGLCNGTRLICRNLSRNVIHAQIVIGDFAGKDVFIHRIPLEPPTDEQYPVPYKRTQFSIRFCFAMTINKAQGQTLDFVGIYLREHVFSHGQLYVGLSRSRTVSQVKLLIKLPFFDKSRINQTRNIVYREVLEASQLAVK
- the LOC140014101 gene encoding uncharacterized protein, which produces MDFQQQESQQSSSVSAMAKIDNDPNFVYVREYYAYKFQIRDDNESFLLHFARLIQQFIVDMELLAERSITVHEEDLNAISLLNEKQRHAFEIISHRIYENKSGAFFVDGPGGTEKSFLYRALLADVRSKGYLALATATLGIATSILPGGRTAYSRFKIPIDLLEGRACRVSKQSNLAAMIRESKLTIWDEAPMS